In Chroicocephalus ridibundus chromosome 2, bChrRid1.1, whole genome shotgun sequence, the DNA window CCTGCTATTTATAAGACTTGGCAGAgtgtgggagggggaggaggaggaggaggagggatgcagcaCCAGGCTGTTGTTTGCCTTTTGCATAAACTACCGAGACAGGTCGCATATTGTTTGAGATGTTGCATaggtggaaggggggggggtgggttgggggggagAAGAAGTGCAGAAGCTGAAGTGTTCCTAATCCTTCTCTTCCTAGGGATCGTGGATCCGTGAAGCGCTTCCCTCCGATGTGAATGCAGTGTCCCCTGTGGGATGCAGTAGGTGATGCCCAGCTCTACTGCAATGGCAATTGGAGCTCTCTCTAGTTCTCTTCTCGTAACCTGCTGCCTCATGGTTGCCCTCTGTAGCTCCACCATACCTGTACAAAAACTGGCCAGGGCTCAAGACAAACAGGAGATAAAGGCAAGCCAGGAAAAGAGGGATCACACATCGACAAGGGACAGCCAGGCAGGCCCGGGGAAAATGAATGAGATCGGCcggagcgggagggaggagggcggCAGGGACTGGAAGagcaaaggaagcaggaactACTCGAACAAGGAGTCTTGGACTAAGCAAAAGCAGGCTTGGAACAGCCAGGGGATGAGCAGTAAATCCGGGAGCATTCAAGTGCaagagcagagggatgctgctCCCCAGGAACCTCAGGCAGCCGAAGAGTCCTCTCTCCCAGAAGCTGTCGCCAGCGTCACTCCCGAGCCTCCGGAGGAATACGCCTACCCGGACTACCGCGGGAAAGGCTGCGTGGACGAGAGCGGCTTCGTCTACGCCATCGGGGAGAAGTTCGCACCGGGCCCCTCCGCCTGCCCCTGCCTCTGCACCGAGGAGGGTCCCCTCTGCATCCAGCCCGAGTGCCCCCGGCTCCATCCTCGCTGCCTCCACGTGGACACCACCCAGTGCTGCCCGCAGTGCAAGGAGAGGAAGAACTACTGCGAGTTCCGAGGGAAAACCTACCAGACCCTAGAGGAGTTCATGGTAAGGGCTGAAGCCCAAAGGGCCTTTTGTGGGTCCTTCTGCCGTTCAAGGGGGTGTTGTGTTCTTCAGGTGCTTTCTTGGGGGGCGTTCCGggtctccccctccccttttcatTTCCATGTTGATACTGCTTCTGCAGGGCTGTAAAATATTCCCCTTAAACATGACCTTTCGTGCTCTATGGTAGTGTAACGTTTTTAAATGAGGGGGCTGATCTTTATTAATTCCTTTGgtatttacagtaaaaaatgctACTTGAAAGGATGCTGCTCCCGTGGTGGTGTGGATTTTATGAgaatttccatttgtttccttATCTAACTGTTAACTGTGAAACTTCTACCTTGCAGGGATCGAGCAGGTTTTGTGGGCTGACTTCTATTCCTAGTAATAATCTGTGTTGATAGCTTTTCCCTAACAgtcatttctcttctcctttttaacCGTTTAAACTGGTTGTTCTGAGAATGACTATGGGCCTTCTTTTTAATAAGAGCATGGCTTGCAGCCTGAATCACAGTGGTACCTGAACGACGGACTTGAAAAGCTGTATGTTTAGGGAAGTCCTTTTAGAATAGGGCCTTTTTAGCACCACTGCACAAGGTCATTATCATTGAAAATGCAACTTATTACAGTGCACTGAAAAGTTTTGGAGTTGGGGCCAATTCCCCGGTGACTTACCTTGCCTGTTTCCCTATGGTATTTTACTGTGGCTGACATCTGCGAGCAGACTCTTAAGAATTTACTTGCGAATGACTGTTCGGTACAGGGCTGGTTCAAAACCCATTTCTGAACACACCAAAGATTTTAGAGATGATCATGTGGAGGGGAGTGCGAAATACAGTTCAGGGTTCTGGCAGCTCGAGCCCCTCTCaggatggagaaaaagagaatgtatttGCAAAAGCTATAAATAAGTTGCCACCTCTGCTCTCTGTGGTATTTGTGTGTTCTTGGAAACTTAACTTCAATTCATAATGTCTTTCCACATtcttcttcttgaaaaaaaattaggaataaaTAAAGGAGCAGAATTACTCTTTGCAGAATAAACCAGTCTTTTGCCTTGCTCTCTTTAGGCAGTAATGCGTAGATTATCAGTGATATTTCAAAGCATGGCAGAAAGCATCATATCATCCTCTCTTTTTTCCATGTCACCCTCAAGGATTGCATTCAGCTTCAGGGTGACAGTTTTCTACTTGAAGAGGGAGAAGGTGCTTTAAACAGCAGTTGGTTGGCATGACCTTTTTGGAGAGGGATTGTGAGATCCTTGCTTTTGCAGAGAAGTTAATTCTGAGGAGTGGCCAAAACAGCGACGCTTCTGCACATGTTCTCTGTAGGTCTCCCCTATCGAAGTTTTAAAGGCTGCCCCCCGTGCTCTAACGAGTTGCATTTCTTTGTCTTTATATCGCGGTGTCGTATTAATGGCTGTAAAGCAAGCCTGAAATACCTTATTGTATTGAGCATGTAGCGAGAGGATAAAACTGTAGGGCTGCCTGTTACATCGGAACATGGCTGGCAGCCTTGGTAAAAAGGGAATGCTGAATGGTGACATTTACAGAAATGTTCTGAAAAGGCTTTggctttcagctttctttttaacCCCATTCAACCATTAGCCCTTGTGCTGATACCCTCTTGTAATGAAACATCGGTTCCCttgctgcttgattttttttagcCAGCTTAGGAAACATAAGTGAGAAGGGATGTCTGCTCGGGATGCACAAGGAAAGTCACCGACGCAGTTGGGCGGTGGAACTGCAGCCTGTTTATTTGGACCTGTGAGGACATTGGTTCTTAGCTGGGCTACAACGTTGGTTCCAATATTGTGAGCGCAAAACCGTTAGTGCAGCTGTTTGCCCGTGCCGCTGCAGCCGGTGGAGATGCCCGGCGAGGTGGGGTACAGATGTCGGCAGGTTTGCTGCTGCTCAGTGGCAGCAATTGCAAATGCAAGTAGTTGCACAGGATTTCAGAGGTCAATTTACAAGTTTGAAGTTGACGGTCTTAGAGAGGTTACTAACATGCAGTCTCTTGATTAAGGTTGGGGAAGGAGTTCTAAATGGAAACAATCTGACTTTTCTCTGTGTCTGCACCTACAATTTGTGGCAAGAGCAGCAGAgatcactgaaggaagaaaaaggtgacCTCCTAACTTTTTAAGTGATGTTACCTGCACGGATATTTATGCATAGATGCGTAAATATGCATGCAGGTTTGGAGTTTGCTTATATAAAATTCATATATGGCTTAGCATGGCAAAAAAACTGCCCTGAGCTAGCGCTAACTGGGAAGCCGAGTGTGCCAGGGAATGGGAGGTTTGATGCATTTCTTCTGTGATTCACAGTCCTTCCTGCAGGCTTTGCTTGTGTATGCATGTGCGCATGTACTTCTGCTTGCAAAAAGGGACATGGATGTCGAGCCAAAACACAATGCAAGTGTGGGGGAAGGATGAGGTCTCATAAAGCTGTTTCCGtcagcactgctctgctctcctgtggGCATTGGTGAGGCAAGATCCCAGAGGGATCACAGCATCCATACGCGTGGAACCGGGAGTTCCACTCCAACAGCTTAGTTGTTGAAATACAACGAGGATAAAATTCCACACTGGAGCTGCCGGGTGCTGAGCACGTGCTCTGCTAGATGTTTTTCAATCTTACAGTAAGATTTGAAAACGCAGGCTAACTTATAAAGTAATAGCCTTACAAGGACCATAAGTTCTCTTCAGAGGTTTGGGAAAGACCTACGTTTTTTGAAAGTTGTTGCTTCATGTGTTTTGTTTAGAATTTCTCTGCTACCAAAATCTGTGTTTATTTGTGAATAACTTGGAAATCCGTAAGTCAACAAGCCCAAATGGATTTTGAAACATCTGTGGTATTTTGAAAGCATAGAGAAGCAAAAACAAGGCCAGTATGTTTATTCTTGTCAGCTTAACCCCATTCATGTTCTGAGTTGTGTAAGTGGCAAGGAAATATTAATAAGAATTCCAGCACAATAGCAAGTCAGTTTGGGTTtatgattgattatttttttttaaacttagatgTTTTCAAGGCTCAAGTAACcaaatgtagatttttatttttttttttttttaaattcacatgattttgttggtttggttttggtgtgctttattttttaactaaactTCAGCACGTGGaagtggggaaaagaaagctCAAATAACTTCGGACCAGAACTTCAATAAGTGCAAATGATTTGTCACTTCTTAATTATGACAATTTACAGTAAGTTGCCAGATAAACTTAATACCCCTACTAAGCTACTGTTTTCTTCATGCCCCACTAGTGGGAAATCTACCTGTTTATACAATGGTGCCTTTACTTTTTTACGACGTCTGCAACTCCGTTTATACATCTGCTCATAAACTTACCTTTAAACAATTCTAaggaagttaattttttttgccatctgTACTCTTTATTTTCTACAGGTTTTACGGCTGCCTGGTGAATACTTAAGACTTCTGTGTCTCTCGTTGTCTTCCCACAGTTTTTGCTTAGGCAGAACCACTGCTGCCGTAGAGTTAATAGCTTCATCCTTAGACCATGGAGATGTGGTATCATTAGTCTTCAGAGAGAAGTTGATAGGTTGGATTATTTCCAGTCCAGCCTGGTTATGTCAGATGCGCTAAGCATGAGCGCTGCCGGGCTCGTCGTTTCCCAGCTGAACAAGTGGGATGCTGGTCGCATTGGCTGCCACGAGGAACTGCACTACGTTATAGGAGTTGAGGGCAGGAAATGAAGGACCAAACGTGTCTTTTCATTCTGACTTATTTAGCTGTTGTTATGTATACACACTTATTGTCTctcgtctctctctctctctctcgtgaTGATTATGTCTCCAAGTATTAAGCTGCCATTAAGATGTGGAAAGAAGCAGGGTTTTTCTACAGTTCGTGCTACATCCTATTGATCTATACAAAGCAATACACTACCGTTTGGTCCAAAGATGAACAGATAAATGTTGACATTAATACCATTTTAGCAGGCAACGTGGTTCACTTACGTGCCTGAAAAGAGCTTTGTAGAAATAAGCACATGGAGACCTTCCTTAACCCTGCTACCATTACTCATATTGGTGGGTTGAACAGATGGCAATACTTCTTAAAGTTGTACTGTGGTTATTTTGCTGAAATCCCATGATCTATAACGCAGGAAGGGTATTCTTGACTGCAGTATCACATTAACAGTGTACTCCATTCATGAAAGATGTAGTCTTCAAGTGTTTGTCCTGTATAAGATGAGAATGAATTATTCTGAATCATCATTATTAGATGAAGATTTGATCAACTTGGTTTCTCATTTAATAGTATTTTCAATGCTTCATTAAATGGCTTCTTGTTCTAGGAATTTTAGGCTTCTGTCAAATTTGGAATTCTAGTAAACAACCTGCTTAATTAGAATACGTTTAGATTTTACAGATGAGAGGTTTTAGGAATAACATCTGTGTGCTGTCTTGTTTCCTGATTGTCATCAGATACTCTAGTTTTTACATAGCTACTAAGTGGAGTCCTGGGAGAGGGAAAATCTGTTGTTGTAGTTGCTGGTCTTGTTGAACTGTGATCATTGGCAAATTCGCATTTTTTTCAAGTGATGGTGCCAAAGTGTTGAAACCATTGAAACCAACTGAAAGCTGTAGCTTTGCTTTGTTGAGCCTGATCATTGGAATGGAGTTCTAGTAACATTCATCAAGtaggattaattaaaaaaaaaaattaaaaaatcagtccTCCccaaaaagcatgttttcataACTTAGTAAGTATTGTTTCTGGATATAACTCCAGAGGGAACTATTCTTCCTATTGCCTTGCAGATAGTAAGGAGCTCGGGTTTGCTGACAGTCAAAATTTCACGTGCAGTTCAAGTGATTACCTGGAATACCTGAGCCTCTCAACTCTGAACGCTGCATCAGAAACCTCCTCATCCGCTGACACTCCAGCTCTGCAAGTGAACATGGCAGTTTATAAACAATTACAGGACAAAGTTCTTGTCCCAAAGCCTGCAATAAAAATCTGCGGTACTGGGCTGTCAGCCTCCTTGTAGCATTTTATAAATGTATGGTGTGGTGTTATCCTGGGTAGAGtgtaaagcaaagagaaaaatggaagcgAGTAGCTGGCAAAGGAAGCctgaaataaataatagtaataaaagcagaaagcaacacaGCAAGAGACCCTATTTAGGCTTTCTAAGCAGAGGGGACGGCGTGAAAGGATATGTGAGTGCATAAGCAAATAACAGCCCTGGCAGGTGGGAAGGGAAGTGGCAAAGCATGGATGAGCATTTAGCTGGAGACGACACTGTGCAAGCATCAGCATGTTTGAACTTTGGAAGTGAGAAGGATGTGAAAGAGGCAAGCAAGCAGAGAATGGATTTGAGGAAAAATGTGATGGGCTGCCTAAGAAATAGGGGAAAGAAACCAGATGATCTGCAAGTTAGACGTGTGGGTGATTCTTCCCAAAGAATAATATGTTTTAGATATGAGGCTGCTCTGCTCTTATTGGAGAAATGTGACGGGTGGTTGTCTGGCATCAACTGGAATCTGGAATGAAGAAGGGTGTATAGAAAAATGACCTCATCCTTAAGTAAACCTAGATCCTGCACGGATTGGGGATTTAGAGGATCACTGGTAATATCATACAGCTGTATTTTCATCCTGTGTTCTGAGCGTGGATGCCAGTGTGGTTATTTGGAGTACAGCAATGAAATTTACAGTTCACCGTGTATTGCTCTTCAGCACCTTGGCTTCCTTCTACCTCCAGCTCCTTGCATGGCGCAAGGACGTCAGCGATGCGATGTGCAGCGCTTGGTCAGGAACACTGAAGAGGACAGCTGGAATTGTACATGTGGCAAATGCAGACTTTTGAAAGtccattttttcctaaataggGCCTTGATGCTGTTTTGTTTGGAGTTGATTTCTTTGAAGTAGGTCATTCAGGTAATTATCTTGTGGTATTCCTGTTCGGTAGAGTTCTTCAAAACCAGTAACGTTTCAGTAGGTAAAAAGGATGACCTGTATTTTCCTTCACCCCTTTCTTTGAattgcagttttcttttcagaaggttACAAGTATTACAAGAATGCTCCAAATACAATTAACCTACGGGAAATACCTGAATTCAAAGGATGGATTTTTTCCTGACTTCTCTTCAAAAATGATGATTTTCAATAAAATGCAACTTCCTGCCaccaaaaagctttcaaagctGGAAAAGTTGCGATAAGGATTTCCATTAAAAGaagtttcatatttcatttagcaaaatttttcttctttaaatacaATAATTTTTGCTAAATTACTTTTTGAACCTCTAATGGAATCAaatcagatctcatctaaattaTGAGCTTAATTTGATGGAAGTTCATTGGAAATGTGGTAGggaaatttttgctttatttgtgtTAAACGTCTAAAGAGTTCTTGTTTCCCAGATCCCTTTGACTTTTCTGTTTGGGGCACAGGTTGGGAGCAGAACCTGTGtgtttttctgctgcagctctgtaATTTTGCAGGAGCCCAGCTTCATTATTCAGaccacaaaaagcatttttttaaaggggggaggaaaaagaagtgaagaaCAATGCAGATGGGAAGGTGGGCATTGCACACTTCAGGAGGGCATTGAGTGAAAGAGTTAAAAAGGTGTCTGGATTTGTGTTTCAGGTTTCTCCGTGTGAGAAGTGTCGCTGTGAAGCCAATGGTGAAGTGCTGTGCACTGTCTCAGCTTGTCCCCAGACAGAGTGTGTGGACCCGGTGTATGAGCCCGACCAGTGCTGTCCTATCTGCAAAAATGGTGAGTGATGGGTGCAAAACAAGAAGGGGGGCTTCTGTCGGAGAGATCCACGTTGCTGTgatctgtttttgaaaaataattccgatatttccctttttccccaaaCGGAGATGGAGAAGAGTTTTCTGTGGGTGTGTCTTCCCAGTGTGAGGAGCCAGGTCTTTCCTTGACTGGGATGGACTCGATTATGACCTGCAGGGATTTTTGTTACCCAGGAGACAGTTAGGGTGTTAATACCAGATAGTGGCTTCTGAATATAAATTTTGCATGAACTCATTGTGGATATGTTTTATATAGGCACACAAAACAGAACTCGGGCTCTTCATGTTACCCACCTTTCAACGTGCGCAGTAGAAGTTCCTTTTGTTCTCCCTTCTTATTTGTTCCCCTTTCAGAGattcttctcttcattttttttttcccaaggcaaaTCAAATGTACCTTATTGAGctcatttaattttcataactAAATGAATTAAACTCCCAAGTTTAATTGAATATTTTTCGTAACTAAATTAGACAGAAAGTCTCTCTACTCCCAGGAAGGGCTTGCATTAGATCAAAGTCTTGGTctatttagaggaaaaaattacatgACACACCAGCTTATCACTTATAAAAAAGAAATGATAATTTGTTAAT includes these proteins:
- the VWC2 gene encoding brorin; the encoded protein is MPSSTAMAIGALSSSLLVTCCLMVALCSSTIPVQKLARAQDKQEIKASQEKRDHTSTRDSQAGPGKMNEIGRSGREEGGRDWKSKGSRNYSNKESWTKQKQAWNSQGMSSKSGSIQVQEQRDAAPQEPQAAEESSLPEAVASVTPEPPEEYAYPDYRGKGCVDESGFVYAIGEKFAPGPSACPCLCTEEGPLCIQPECPRLHPRCLHVDTTQCCPQCKERKNYCEFRGKTYQTLEEFMVSPCEKCRCEANGEVLCTVSACPQTECVDPVYEPDQCCPICKNGPNCFAETLVIPAGREVKTDECTICHCTYEEGTWRIERQAMCTRHECKQI